In a single window of the Thermus amyloliquefaciens genome:
- a CDS encoding carbohydrate ABC transporter permease — translation MRAKALVAEAAIVDGASPWQVYWRVALPLAAPALATLGTFTFLAGWNSFLWPLIVTHSLEMRPLTVGLAVFQGQFSTEWTVLMAGLTLGTIPPILVFLLAQRYFIQGLTLGSLKG, via the coding sequence ATGCGGGCCAAGGCCCTGGTGGCGGAGGCGGCCATCGTGGACGGGGCGAGCCCCTGGCAGGTCTACTGGAGGGTGGCCCTGCCCCTGGCGGCCCCCGCCTTGGCCACCTTGGGTACCTTCACCTTTTTGGCGGGGTGGAACAGCTTTCTCTGGCCCCTCATCGTCACCCATTCCTTGGAGATGCGCCCCCTCACCGTGGGCTTGGCGGTGTTCCAGGGGCAGTTTTCCACGGAGTGGACGGTGCTCATGGCTGGGCTTACCCTGGGCACCATCCCGCCCATTTTGGTCTTCCTCCTGGCCCAGCGCTACTTCATCCAGGGCCTTACCCTGGGAAGCCTAAAGGGGTAG
- the lysA gene encoding diaminopimelate decarboxylase, translating into MLEPAFQKALREALDRYPTPFYAYDWGRVQARLVRLREAFPFARLFYALKVNPRLGLLRRLRALGLGAEAVSLGEVLRAYRAGFGPDQVVWNGPVKAPEALSALRGRVPFVVLDSAGDVERVAQYLPGAGVLLRVNPDLPVKTHAHMATGRGESQFGVLPEAVPGLVRAIREKGLAFLGLHLHLGSALSRVEDFLEGYGVLEALRPRVGPVKVLDLGGGFGLDLPLAALREPMERLARLYGAQIWLEPGRYLVAEAGVLVSRVVGLKETRRRYVLLDAGMSSLIRPALYGARHPVLPLYPGEGREEGVFDLAGPACEAGDILAREVRLPAPREGEALAILEAGAYGSSMSLPYLDTPRPLELLWTGEGWEVLRVRDPWKRLWEGEEA; encoded by the coding sequence ATGCTGGAGCCCGCCTTTCAAAAAGCCCTGCGGGAAGCCCTGGACCGGTATCCCACGCCCTTTTACGCCTACGACTGGGGGCGGGTCCAGGCCCGGCTGGTGCGCCTGCGGGAGGCTTTTCCCTTTGCCCGCCTTTTCTACGCCTTGAAGGTCAATCCCCGCCTTGGGCTTCTTCGGCGCCTTAGGGCCTTGGGCCTTGGGGCGGAGGCGGTTTCCCTGGGGGAGGTGCTCAGGGCCTACCGGGCGGGCTTTGGCCCGGACCAGGTGGTGTGGAATGGCCCGGTGAAGGCCCCGGAGGCCCTTTCCGCCCTCAGGGGGCGGGTGCCCTTTGTGGTGCTGGACTCCGCGGGGGACGTGGAGCGGGTGGCCCAATACCTTCCCGGGGCCGGGGTGTTGCTGCGGGTGAACCCGGACCTTCCGGTAAAGACCCACGCGCACATGGCCACAGGCAGGGGGGAAAGCCAGTTTGGGGTGTTGCCGGAGGCGGTGCCGGGCTTGGTGAGGGCCATCCGGGAAAAGGGGTTGGCCTTTTTGGGCCTTCACCTGCACCTGGGTTCGGCCTTGAGCCGGGTGGAGGATTTCCTGGAGGGCTATGGGGTCCTCGAGGCCCTCCGTCCCCGGGTGGGGCCGGTGAAGGTCTTGGACCTGGGAGGGGGGTTTGGCCTGGACCTCCCCCTTGCGGCCCTTCGGGAGCCCATGGAGCGCCTGGCCCGGCTTTACGGAGCCCAGATCTGGCTGGAGCCGGGCAGGTACCTGGTGGCCGAGGCGGGGGTTCTGGTATCCAGGGTGGTGGGCCTGAAGGAAACCCGCAGGCGGTATGTGCTTCTGGATGCCGGGATGTCCAGCCTTATCCGCCCTGCCCTTTACGGGGCCCGTCACCCCGTCCTGCCCCTTTACCCAGGAGAGGGCCGCGAGGAAGGGGTGTTTGACCTGGCGGGCCCGGCCTGCGAGGCTGGGGACATCCTGGCCCGGGAGGTGCGCCTGCCCGCACCCCGGGAGGGGGAGGCCTTGGCGATCCTCGAGGCGGGCGCCTACGGGAGCAGCATGAGCCTCCCTTACCTGGATACCCCAAGGCCTTTGGAGCTTCTCTGGACTGGGGAGGGGTGGGAGGTGCTTAGGGTACGGGATCCCTGGAAGAGGCTTTGGGAGGGGGAGGAGGCCTAA